One window of the Bos indicus x Bos taurus breed Angus x Brahman F1 hybrid chromosome 8, Bos_hybrid_MaternalHap_v2.0, whole genome shotgun sequence genome contains the following:
- the DEFB136 gene encoding beta-defensin 136: MRLRLSGLLFLLVISLPSGNSVFSNNGATVRTCTQLGGDCYFGCKLGWKWVAYCHNVLSCCIELKINKPPQVNLP, translated from the exons ATGAGACTCCGTCTCTCTGGGTTACTCTTCCTCCTGGTGATCTCATTGCCTTCAG ggaACAGTGTGTTTAGTAATAATGGAGCGACAGTCCGTACTTGCACTCAACTTGGCGGCGACTGTTACTTCGGCTGTAAACTGGGATGGAAATGGGTCGCCTACTGTCACAATGTACTGTCTTGCTGCATAGAACTGAAGATTAATAAACCCCCTCAAGTCAACTTACCATGA